A segment of the Methanothermococcus thermolithotrophicus DSM 2095 genome:
TCCAAAAACCACCAAAAGATTGTTTATTTCTTTCCAATATTTTTTATGGAGTTTTTTTCTAAGTTCCATTTCTGTTTCTTCTGGAGTATCTGTATTTACATAATCCCATCTATTACATATCCTGTGTACGTGGGTATCGACACATATTCCATAGTTATCAAAAGCCAAGGTAACTACCAAATTGGCGGTTTTTCTTCCTACACCTGGAAGCTTTACAAGTTCTTCAATATTTTTTGGAACTTTTGAATTGTAGTTTTTAACTAAAATTTCCCCCAATTTTTTTAAATTCTTTGCTTTGGTTCTATAGAAACCTGAAGGATAAACCAAGTTCTCCAATTCTTTTAGATCAATATTTATAAGGTCTTCAGGGCTCTTAACTTTCTTAAATAGTTCTTTTGATACTTTTTCAGTAGTTTCATCCTTAGTTCTTGCACTTAATATTGTAGATACTAGAACTTTAAATGCCATTTCGTCTTCTTCTAGGGTATTTGACGCAATCTCATTTACCACAGCATTTTTATTTAAATTTTGGTTTAAAATATCTAAAAATATCTCAAAATTTGATTTAGAGTCGTATTTATTATTTTTATCTTCCATAGTTCCACTATATGTATGTTTTAGATATTTCAAAAATATTTTCTACAAATGTATTATATTATGAAAAATTATTCTGAAGCACTAATTAAATAAATATCAACTAGAAGTACTATGGAATATAGGATAAAAAATATTTGCTATTTTCTCGCTTCTGCGGTTTTAAAATTAAAATAAATTTTAATAAATGTAGAATATCAAAAGTAGTATTAAGGAGAGAATGGAAAGATCTCTTCTCGTTTTTCAGTTTTATTGGTGTTATTAAATGTATATTTTATTTTACACCATCCATCTTCCTTTATTAAATATTCTTCCCCTTTTTTGACGGGTGTAATATTGTATCCTGCCTTCTCCCCCATAATTTCAAACATTATAGGGATTGGACATGCCATTCTATTTATTTCTGCCATACCTATGGATTTAGGACAGAACTTACATGCATTCGTCTTTATCCAAATATTAATTTGATCATTTTCTAAGAAAACTTTTATATTGTCACTTATTCCCAATCCGTTATTTACATCGCCTACAAATTCTTCAAAGTTAGTATAGTTTTCCTTAAGATGTCCTTCAGCCTTTAATATATCGTACAGCTTGGTAGAGTGATTTTTCATAACTGCATTTATGAGCTCCTGAGGGGCGGTAATTAATTCGGATATAACTCCTAAGAGTGATGCACAGAAACAATGCAATGGCGTTATTTTTCTATATTCTATAAGTTCCGTTATTTTTTCAGATGAATACTCCATGTACATCACATCATTTTAATATTTATTGGTATTTTAATGGATTTAGTTCTATAGAGGTGGTTTATTTAAGAATTAAAAAGGCCTACGTAGTTATGCATGATCTGGGTTTAACACGCTGGTCGTACTATCAGTCGTGAGCGACTCATTCACGCTTTTTATACAAATGATATATAATAGTATCTAATATGTGCATACGGTTTGTATGCCGCATGTGGCCAATTAAAAACTTCTGTTGGAAATTTTATGGGTATCTTCGATGTTAATTCTAAAGATCTCAGCAATAACCATTTTATGTACAAAACTGTGCCTTATTCTTTCTTTGACATTTTAATCAACCTTTGGTCTTAACATTATTAATATTTGGAATATGGGTATTTAAATAATTAATGCAGTGTACTAACTTATGTATTCATTAGCATATAAATATTTCTATTTTGCTACATTTATTTCATAAATTATGTACTATTAAATTTATCCTATAAACTTAATTATTTTTATATTTTACATACTATTTATTACTTATTATTTATTTTACATACTATTTATTACTTATTATTTATTTTACATATTATTTATTACTTACTATTTATTATTTATTAATAAATCTATAATAATTACGTTAGTTATTGATTATTAATTAATATAAATTAGATATATGGATTTTAGTTATAAGCGGTTCATAAAAACTCATATATATTAAAAACTGGATTCTTTAAAATACAACTTACAAGGTGGAAACGTGTATAGAATCTGTGTAATAGAAGGAGATGGAATAGGTAAAGAAGTAGTACCTGCTACTGTTAAAGTTTTAGAAGCTACTGGCGTATCTTTTGAGTTCATAAAAGCAGATGCTGGAGATGAAGTTTTCGAAAAAACGGGAATAGCACTACCTGAAGAAACTGTGGATATTGCAAAGAAATCAGATGCAGTACTGTTTGGAGCTGCAGGGGAAACTGCTGCAGATGTTATTGTAAAATTAAGAAAATTGTTGGATACTTATGCAAACGTTAGACCTGTAAAATCCTATAAAGGTATAAACTGCTTAAAAGACGATATAGATTATGTTATCGTAAGGGAAAACACAGAAGGCCTTTATAAAGGTCTTGAATCTGAAATTGTTGATGGAGTAACAACTGCAACAAGAGTTATAACAAGAAATGCATGTGAAAAAATCTTTAAGTTTGCATTTGAATTAGCAAAAGATAGAAAGAAACAAGGAAAACAAGGAAAAGTAACCTGTGCCCACAAAGCAAACGTTTTAAAATTAACAGATGGACTATTTAA
Coding sequences within it:
- the leuB gene encoding bifunctional 3-isopropylmalate/3-methylmalate dehydrogenase: MYRICVIEGDGIGKEVVPATVKVLEATGVSFEFIKADAGDEVFEKTGIALPEETVDIAKKSDAVLFGAAGETAADVIVKLRKLLDTYANVRPVKSYKGINCLKDDIDYVIVRENTEGLYKGLESEIVDGVTTATRVITRNACEKIFKFAFELAKDRKKQGKQGKVTCAHKANVLKLTDGLFKNTFYDVAKEYSDIISEDYYIDAMNMYIITKPETFDVVVTSNLFGDILSDGAAGMVGGLGMAPSGNIGDKHGLFEPVHGSAPDIAGKGIANPTATILTGVMMLRYLGENEAADRVEKALEEVLEKGLTTPDLGGNLSTFEMAEEVAKRV
- a CDS encoding DUF123 domain-containing protein; protein product: MEDKNNKYDSKSNFEIFLDILNQNLNKNAVVNEIASNTLEEDEMAFKVLVSTILSARTKDETTEKVSKELFKKVKSPEDLINIDLKELENLVYPSGFYRTKAKNLKKLGEILVKNYNSKVPKNIEELVKLPGVGRKTANLVVTLAFDNYGICVDTHVHRICNRWDYVNTDTPEETEMELRKKLHKKYWKEINNLLVVFGREICSPVPKCKTCYDEVRKICPYYEKLSSLENVLKTYGFIKTPKSSIPKDRGTYVLKIKLNSSKNITFKKNRETQKFKKGYYFYVGSAMGSSVNLYNRINRHLSKEKNKHWHIDYLLEFGNIKEIYISKEECECETAKELSRFLDPIKGFGCSDCKCESHLFYLKP